The sequence AAAAATCAGCGACTGCTTCATGAATTTTACGGAGGTCTAGCGAAACGATGCTTTCGCCCTTCTTGTCCTGAATAGCCTTAATAATGGATTTGAGGATTTTTGAGTTCTTGGTTAAGCGGGTCACACTATTACGTTGACGCGAAGCTAAAACTGACAATGGTTCCAATAATCTGTTCTTTAAAAATGGTCAATAATCTGAAAATACTACATTCGTCCCGTTCAAAAGTACTAATCTTTTTACGCAACCCCATGCCCGTTCACCATATTGGCCACCGGATCCAGGTACTGGAGACAATAGACAGCTCCAACAACTATGCCATGGCCCTGGTCAGGCAAAAAAAGGCCAGGCACGGTGAAGCCATTTTTGCCCTGGAACAAACGGCAGGAAAAGGCCAGATGGGGCGCCAGTGGACCACCCGGAAAGGCGAAAATATCATCCTGAGTATTGTGCTGGAAACCGCGCTCCTGCAACCAAAAGCACTTTTTTCATTAAGTATGGCGATGGCCTTAGGTAGTTACGATTTTATACACCAACTGGCTGGGGACGAATGCAGCATTAAATGGCCAAATGATTTATACTGGCGTGACAGAAAGGCAGGGGGGATTTTGATTGAGAATAGCTGGAAAGGAACACACTGGCAGATTGCCATAGTAGGAATAGGGATAAATATCAATCAGGTTGTTTTTGCTGAAGGCCTGAGAAATCCGGTTTCCCTAAAACAGATCACCGGAAAACCGTTGGACCTGATGGAAGGCGTGAAACAGCTGTGTAGCAGTCTGGAAAATCGCTGGCAACAATTACTTCGTGGCAAAGAAAAAGAGTTGCTGTCCGATTATAATGCGGTCTTATTTGCCCGGGGAACAACCGTTCAACTTCGGGCAAAAAACCAGGTTTATTCAACTGTTATTTTGGGGGTCAATGAAGCAGGGGAATTGCTAACCAGCGATTCCGAAGAAAGGAAATTCCAGGTTGGAGAAGTGGAATGGTTGTAAGGGAACACGGCAGGCAGGCCAGCTAAACTGCCTGTTTTGGGGTAGGATGGAATACAAAATTATCCAGGCTATCATCCGATTCTGCCGCCCTGGCTTCAACTTCAAAACAGTTTTTGTGATAGCCTTTTTTATATGATTCCATCGCATACAATAACAGGAACCGGAAAAAGCCAAGTTTTTTGAATTGGCGGACATGGGCAAGTTCATGCCGTAACCAACGTCTGTTACTATGCAATTCAGCCACACTGGTATTGTGTAAATGGATGGTTTTTCCCAGCACCATGGCCATTTTCTCGGATTTGAGTCGGCGGGCTGCAATTTTAGCCCAAAATGAATTTTCCCGGATCCGGTATTTCACTTGGTAAATTTTATTGGCTTTTTGTTGGCTTGAACAAAATTTTTATTCCATATCCACTTAGCCTGCTCCTAATGCAGCGATGATTTCCTCTGCATGTTGCTTGCTTTTTGGCTTAGTAAATATTTTAAGGATTTTGCCTTTTTCATCGATGACAAAGGTAGTGCGGTGCAATCCCAAGTATTTGCGGCCATATAGTTGTTTTTCACCCCAGACCCCATAAATATCAATGATTTTTTTATCGGGATCGGCAACCAATGTAAACGGAAGCTGGTTGCGTGTTTCGAATTTCTTATGGCTTTCAACGGCATCCGGACTTATTCCGATCACTTCCAATCCATGCTTTTTGAGCAGTGAATAGTTATCCCTAAGGTTGCAGGCCTGAACAGTACAGGTTGGCGTCATGTCCTGGGGGTAAAAAAACAAGACAACCCTTTTCCCTTTAAAACCAGAAAGTTTAATGGTTTCACCGTTTTGGTCTTTTCCTGAAAACGCAGGGGCATTATCGCCCGGTTGTAGTGTGATCATATTATAATATGCAATGTGGGCCGTTCACTGTTAAACTTTTACCTGTTGAAATTAATTTGTTTTTCAGTCCTGTTACCTGCTTCGTCCTCAGCAACAATTTTAAGCGTATGGGCACCTGGTGGGCATTTCTCATCAAATCTATAATGGAAATACTTCGCTTTGTCATTGGTGAAGCGGATCCATTTCCCATCAATTTCCGTGCGCACGACTTTCCATTCTTCCAGATTATCGGTAACAGTAAATGATAACCGGGCAGCCCTGGTTAAGTTCGCTCCTTCAGAAAATCCTATCGGAATAATAACAGGTGCATCCATGTCAACCACCAGCTGGAAGCTGCCAAAGTCACGGAATTTCGCCATAGCCCAGTTCTTTTGCCAGCTCACTTTTTGTACGTCTTTTTTAGTGCCCGCGAATCGTTGCATAACCAACCGGTTGCGCTGGTCCGGTGTAATGTCAGATAAAGGTAGTATCCTTACCACTATGGAATCCTGCAAAGGTATATGGGTAGCTCCGATCGTATGAATGGCAGAAACAACAGAAGAGACAGTAGAAGGTGATTTTTTGTAACCAACCGAGACTGAATCATACAAACTCCTTTCGCCAATGATGAATTCACAATCCTGGGATTCAAACACATCCACCATCATCGGATAAAATCGTTTACCCGGAGCCGGTTGTGGGGAAAGAGCTTTTCCGTTATATTGAACAGTGGTTGAAACCCGGGAAGCATTTCCATAGGCATCTTTCACCACCACTTCGACCTTGTGCGGTTGACCGTCGCTAAGGTCAAGCACCCCGTCCCCGCTAAACCGGGTATAGATGGAATGGATATAGCCGGGCAGTTCACTGAGATGTTGCAGGTACGCGCCACCGTTGGCTTTATTCTTATAATCGATATGTGCATTGAGGTAACGTGTATTGGAATAAGACACTTCATTCATGCGAAACCCAACAATGGCAGAATCATTATTAAACAGCACCGCTTCAAAAATGCCATTTTGGTTGGTTGATCCGGAATGGGTATCGTAAGCTGAAATACCCAGGCTGATTTTTGGCGTGGAAACTGTTTGTGCGGCTGCGGTATAACTGCCGTTCCCTTTCGAAGCAACGGGGATCATTTTAGGGGATTGTTCATACACACTGCGGGTTCTGTCATATAGTGCCAGCCGGATGACGGAAGGCTTTGTATCATCGGTGAGGGGGAAACCAAATAACATAGGATTCAAGTTCACATCGTCGGCCGTCCTGCGAAGTTCAAAATGCAGGTGTGGCGCCTGGGATCCGCCAGCATTTCCGCTATAGGCAATAAAATCCCCCTTTTTAACCGGGAATAAAATGGGCGATAATTCTTCATAGAGTGACCATGATTCCTTCTCATACTGTTTTTGCTTTACCCAGTTTTCCAGTGCAGGGAAAAAATCATTCAGGTGGCAGTATACGGTCGTATAGCCATTTGGGTGGGTAATATAAATGGCCCTTCCGAATCCGAAGGGTTCAATTTTAATCCGGGAAACATAACCATCTGCCGCAGCCTGCACTGGCAGGTTCTCGCGCTTCAGTGTTTTCAGGTCAAGACCCATATGATAATGATTGGGGCGGAGTTCCCCGAAATTACCACTGAGGTCAATGGGGATATTCAGGGGATTCCTGAAATAGCCTTTCGGATATTCGGGTAGTCCGGGGTATTGGGCAACAACATTCAATGAAATCAAAAGGAAAAAAAAGAAGAGCCGCATTAACTGGAATTTTTGGAAGGCACGAAGATAGGAAAGAGTAAGCAGGGAGCACCAGGCAAGGAGCAGGTTGTATGGTGTATATTCGGGGACAAGTATTTTTATGCGCCTTATTCAATATAGATACCTGATCAGTGTAATCATTGGTGGCTGCCTGATAAGCTATGGCGCTTTTTTGTTTATCAAAGGTGATAAAGCGAGTGCCCGTGCTTTTATCATCTGGGGCAGTTTGAGTATTGCATTTAGCCTGGTGCTGAAAAAATTGCTGGCGGGAAAAAAATAACCCCTTCACTGTTTTGGCACTGCTTACTGCTACCTGTTCGCTGCCCTTTAATTTAGTTGCTTAAACAACTTGTTAAATTCCTGTAAATGCCAACAAAAATTATCTGATTTTGTAAATTATGGAACAGCGTTTGTAATAATAGTTATGTCTTAATGAAAGAAAGGCAAACTGGTTAGCAGCAGCATTTAGTCAAAGCGAAAAAAGTGGGTATGAAAAGATTTCAACAAAAAGCCGTCATTATGATCGCGGTAGTAGTTGGTTCATTAATCGGGGCTGTAAAAGGCCAGGAAGCCAGGCAAAGGTGGATGTTCAAGGTCCTGAGTAAACAGGATGAGCGTCTAAGCCGTGCTGTTCGTAAATCCGAAGCACGTAAGGGCAAGATTTTGCTGGATGATATCGAAATGGCCGCCTACCATAAAAGTTAAAGCAATCGAGTTATTATAATATTGCGGCCCTTACTTCGGTGAGGGCCTTTTTTTGCCTAATTATACCCTCAGAAAAAATATTCTCGGAAAATCCTTTCCCGGGCCTTACTTTTGCGGAATTTATTTTTCCGCAAACATGCCAAAAGACAACTCCATCAAATCTGTCCTGATTATCGGTTCAGGACCCATTATTATCGGACAAGCCTGTGAATTTGACTATTCCGGAACCCAGGCTGCCAGAAGCCTGCGTGAAGAGGGGATCAAGGTCATCCTGATCAACAGCAACCCGGCCACTATCATGACCGATCCGATGATGGCTGATAAGGTTTACCTGCTTCCGCTAACCGCTGAAAGTATTGAACAGATCCTCGAGGAAAACGATATCGATGCAGTACTTCCTACAATGGGTGGACAAACTGCCCTGAACCTGGCGAAAGAAGCTGAGGACCTTGGTATCTGGGAAAAATATAATGTACGGCTGATAGGGGTGGATATTAAAGCGATTGATAAAGCCGAAGACCGCGAGAAATTCCGGCAATGGATGATCCAATTGGGCGTTCCGGTGGCTACGGCAAAAACTGCAAATAGTTATCTCGAAGGAAAGGAATTTGCCCAGGAAATTGGTTTTCCATTGGTGATCCGGCCGTCTTTCACACTAGGCGGAACCGGTGGCGGTTTTGTCCATGGTAAAGAAGACCTCGATGAGGCCCTGAACCGCGGACTACAGGCCTCTCCTATTCATGAAGTACTAGTTGAAAAGGCCGTTCTTGGCTGGAAAGAATTTGAACTGGAATTGTTACGCGATGCCAACGATAATGTGGTAATCATCTGTACTGTAGAGAATTTTGATCCTATGGGTGTGCATACAGGCGACTCAATTACCGTTGCACCTGCTATGACCCTTAGCGATACCGCTTTTCAGCTGATGCGCAATACTGCCATTAATATGATGCGCGACCTCGGTAATTTTGCTGGTGGATGTAACGTACAGTTTGCCCTGAACCCCGCCACTGAAGAAATTATCGCCATTGAAATAAATCCGCGGGTTAGCCGATCTTCTGCACTGGCCTCCAAAGCAACTGGTTACCCTATTGCAAAGATTGCCGCAAAACTGGCGATCGGGTATAATCTCGATGAATTGGAAAACCAGATCACAAAAAGCACTTCTGCTTATTTCGAGCCTGCGCTCGATTATGTAATCGTGAAGATCCCACGCTGGAACTTCGATAAATTCAAAGGGGCTGATGATACCCTCGGACTACAGATGAAAAGTGTTGGTGAAGTGATGGCCATTGGACGCAGTTTTACCGAAGCCGTTCAGAAAGCCTGCCAGAGCCTCGAAAACAATGCAGTTGGATTGGGCTACTATGGTAAAAGCCAGATGCACGCCGAAGAGTTGATTGAATACATCAAGACCCCGAAATGGGACCGCATCTTCCGAATCAAAGATGCACTGATGCTTGGTGTAAGCATCAACACTATTGTAAAAGCAACAAATGGCATAGACAGGTGGTTCCTGTATGAGATCCAGAAGATCTGCCTGATTGAAAAAGAAATCGCCAAATATAAAATGGCCACTATTCCCCTGGAGCTGATCAGGGAAGCCAAGGTTCATGGATTCGGTGATGAACAAATCTGCCGGATCATGCAGGATGGACATGAAGATGACTTATATGAGAAAAGAAAGGCGGCTGGCATTCGCCGGGTATTCAAAATGGTAGATACCTGCAGCGCTGAATTTGAAGCAAAAACGCCATATTTCTATTCCACTTTTGAAGAAGGTGGCGCCAATGAAAGTATCCCCACTGATAAAAAGAAGGTCGTAGTACTTGGTTCGGGCCCGAACAGGATCGGCCAGGGTATAGAGTTCGATTATTGTTGTGTACATGGTTTACTGGCTATTAAGGAATCCGGTTTTGAAGCCATTATGGTGAACTGTAACCCGGAAACTGTATCCACTGATTTTGATATTGCCGATAAATTGTATTTCGAACCAGTATATTGGGAGCACCTTTGGGAGATTATCGAACACGAAAAGCCCGAAGGTGTGATCGTACAATTAGGTGGACAAACTGCTCTCAAACTGGCTGAGCGCCTGCATGCAAAAGGGATTAAGATCATTGGAACTTCTTTCGATAATATGGATATCGCCGAAGACCGTGGCCGGTTCAGTGATATGCTGAAAGAACTGGAAATTCCTTACCCTGAATATGGAACTGCTTTTGATGTAGATGAAGCTGTTCAGGTGGCCAACCGGGTAGGTTATCCAGTATTGGTGCGGCCTTCTTACGTATTAGGTGGACAAAGAATGCGGATTGTGATCAATGATGAAGAGGTGGAAAAAGCTGTTGTGAGCCTGCTGAAACATATTCCGGGTAATAAAATCCTGATCGATCATTTCCTGGACCGTTGCCAGGAAGCTGAAGTGGATGCCATTTTCGATGGTGAAAACTTCCATGTAATGGGTGTAATGGAACATATTGAACCAGCAGGCATACATTCAGGTGATTCAAATGCAGTTCTGCCAGCCTTCAACCTTACTCCACTGGAAGTAACTACCCTGGAATATTATTCCGAAAAAATTGCCCGGGCACTAAATATAAAAGGACTGATCAATATACAGTTTGCCATTAAAAACGGGAAAGTATATGTGATTGAAGCTAACCCCAGGGCTTCCCGAACCACTCCTTTCATTGCAAAAGCTTACCAGATTCCCTACCTGAACGTAGCCACTAAAGTGATGCTTGGTGTAAAAAAACTCACTGATTTCACTTTTGAGAAAAAACTGAAAGGGTTTGCAATCAAGGAACCAGTTTTCAGCTTTAACAAGTTTCCGGGTGTAAATAAAGAACTGGGCCCAGAAATGAAGAGTACCGGAGAAGCCATCCGCTTCGTGAAAGACCTTCGCGACCCTTATTTCCGCCAACTCTATAAGGACCGGAGCATGTACCTCAGTAAATAATTTCTTTGCTGCCCATCACCCGTCTATCGTGGTTAACACTGACTGACGGGTGATGGCAAACCAAATGCCTGTCAAAAGGGCATTTTCATTTATATGGAATGATGTTTGAACATTGTATATACAATTGCTGTTATTACAAAAACAAACAAAACTATAATAATGAACTACTTAGAAGATTTTAACTGGCGGTACGCCACAAAAAGAATGAACGGCAAACCGGTTCCTGCAGAAGCACTCAATAATATCCTTGAATCTACCCGGCTTGCGCCAACATCCCTTGGTCTTCAGCCCTTTGATGTAATTGTAGTAGAAGATGCCGAATTGCGTAGGCTGTTATCGCCAGCCATTTACAATCAGCCCCAGGTAAATGAAGGTGCTGCCCTGATCATTTTTGCTGCGTGGAAAAAAATTAGTCCAGATAAGGTCGATGCCTATATAAAGAATATCGCCGTTACCAGGAATACTACAGTAGTAGCACTGGAAGGTTTCAAAAACATGATCCTGGATAGCATTTCCGGGAAATCTGATGACCAGGTTTTTCAGTGGAATGCCCGCCAATCCTATATTGCCCTGGGTTATGCAATAGCCGCAGCCGCATTTGAAAAAGTGGATAGTACACCCATGGAAGGGTTTAATCCGGCAGAAGTGAACAGAATCCTTGGACTCGAAGAAAAAGGTCTTTCAGCTGTTTCCATACTGGCCATTGGTTACCGCGATGAAGAAAAGGATTACCTGGCCAATGCACCAAAAGTTCGCCGGCCGGCTGAGAGTTTTTTCACGATCTACGAAAATGAACCCGTAGCCTGATACATTGAACACACACATGAGCGCCCCCACCATTCGTGGGGGCTTTTTTTTAGTTCACCCAGGGGCAGGGTTAACTGAAGCGTTCGGGCGAAAACGGGTTAAAGCACGGTTGTCTGGTCAGCATGGTCAGGGTATTTTGGGGCATTTCAAGGACTATGAACCTGAATGCATTTATCTGGTACAAAGCACCTTTTTTGCGATTACTTCCACCACTGATCGGTGGAATCTATTGGGGTGAAATGCAGGTATGGCCGGTAAATATTCTTTACACAGGACTGGCAACCTTCTTTATGGCGACCAGTTGTTTAGCTGCAAAAATCTGGCTAATTCCATATAGAACACGTTGGCTTACCGGCTTATCAATCAACCTGCTTTTATTTTCAATGGGAATGGTATTGATCAGGGAATGCCGGGTTAACAATAAAGAAACATGGCTGGGTCACCACTTACGCCAAGGTGAAAAAATAATGGGAACCCCCGCAACTATTGCAACCC comes from Flavihumibacter fluvii and encodes:
- the carB gene encoding carbamoyl-phosphate synthase large subunit — its product is MPKDNSIKSVLIIGSGPIIIGQACEFDYSGTQAARSLREEGIKVILINSNPATIMTDPMMADKVYLLPLTAESIEQILEENDIDAVLPTMGGQTALNLAKEAEDLGIWEKYNVRLIGVDIKAIDKAEDREKFRQWMIQLGVPVATAKTANSYLEGKEFAQEIGFPLVIRPSFTLGGTGGGFVHGKEDLDEALNRGLQASPIHEVLVEKAVLGWKEFELELLRDANDNVVIICTVENFDPMGVHTGDSITVAPAMTLSDTAFQLMRNTAINMMRDLGNFAGGCNVQFALNPATEEIIAIEINPRVSRSSALASKATGYPIAKIAAKLAIGYNLDELENQITKSTSAYFEPALDYVIVKIPRWNFDKFKGADDTLGLQMKSVGEVMAIGRSFTEAVQKACQSLENNAVGLGYYGKSQMHAEELIEYIKTPKWDRIFRIKDALMLGVSINTIVKATNGIDRWFLYEIQKICLIEKEIAKYKMATIPLELIREAKVHGFGDEQICRIMQDGHEDDLYEKRKAAGIRRVFKMVDTCSAEFEAKTPYFYSTFEEGGANESIPTDKKKVVVLGSGPNRIGQGIEFDYCCVHGLLAIKESGFEAIMVNCNPETVSTDFDIADKLYFEPVYWEHLWEIIEHEKPEGVIVQLGGQTALKLAERLHAKGIKIIGTSFDNMDIAEDRGRFSDMLKELEIPYPEYGTAFDVDEAVQVANRVGYPVLVRPSYVLGGQRMRIVINDEEVEKAVVSLLKHIPGNKILIDHFLDRCQEAEVDAIFDGENFHVMGVMEHIEPAGIHSGDSNAVLPAFNLTPLEVTTLEYYSEKIARALNIKGLINIQFAIKNGKVYVIEANPRASRTTPFIAKAYQIPYLNVATKVMLGVKKLTDFTFEKKLKGFAIKEPVFSFNKFPGVNKELGPEMKSTGEAIRFVKDLRDPYFRQLYKDRSMYLSK
- a CDS encoding M23 family metallopeptidase, yielding MRLFFFFLLISLNVVAQYPGLPEYPKGYFRNPLNIPIDLSGNFGELRPNHYHMGLDLKTLKRENLPVQAAADGYVSRIKIEPFGFGRAIYITHPNGYTTVYCHLNDFFPALENWVKQKQYEKESWSLYEELSPILFPVKKGDFIAYSGNAGGSQAPHLHFELRRTADDVNLNPMLFGFPLTDDTKPSVIRLALYDRTRSVYEQSPKMIPVASKGNGSYTAAAQTVSTPKISLGISAYDTHSGSTNQNGIFEAVLFNNDSAIVGFRMNEVSYSNTRYLNAHIDYKNKANGGAYLQHLSELPGYIHSIYTRFSGDGVLDLSDGQPHKVEVVVKDAYGNASRVSTTVQYNGKALSPQPAPGKRFYPMMVDVFESQDCEFIIGERSLYDSVSVGYKKSPSTVSSVVSAIHTIGATHIPLQDSIVVRILPLSDITPDQRNRLVMQRFAGTKKDVQKVSWQKNWAMAKFRDFGSFQLVVDMDAPVIIPIGFSEGANLTRAARLSFTVTDNLEEWKVVRTEIDGKWIRFTNDKAKYFHYRFDEKCPPGAHTLKIVAEDEAGNRTEKQINFNR
- a CDS encoding biotin--[acetyl-CoA-carboxylase] ligase, whose product is MVNNLKILHSSRSKVLIFLRNPMPVHHIGHRIQVLETIDSSNNYAMALVRQKKARHGEAIFALEQTAGKGQMGRQWTTRKGENIILSIVLETALLQPKALFSLSMAMALGSYDFIHQLAGDECSIKWPNDLYWRDRKAGGILIENSWKGTHWQIAIVGIGININQVVFAEGLRNPVSLKQITGKPLDLMEGVKQLCSSLENRWQQLLRGKEKELLSDYNAVLFARGTTVQLRAKNQVYSTVILGVNEAGELLTSDSEERKFQVGEVEWL
- the bcp gene encoding thioredoxin-dependent thiol peroxidase is translated as MITLQPGDNAPAFSGKDQNGETIKLSGFKGKRVVLFFYPQDMTPTCTVQACNLRDNYSLLKKHGLEVIGISPDAVESHKKFETRNQLPFTLVADPDKKIIDIYGVWGEKQLYGRKYLGLHRTTFVIDEKGKILKIFTKPKSKQHAEEIIAALGAG
- a CDS encoding nitroreductase family protein, translated to MNYLEDFNWRYATKRMNGKPVPAEALNNILESTRLAPTSLGLQPFDVIVVEDAELRRLLSPAIYNQPQVNEGAALIIFAAWKKISPDKVDAYIKNIAVTRNTTVVALEGFKNMILDSISGKSDDQVFQWNARQSYIALGYAIAAAAFEKVDSTPMEGFNPAEVNRILGLEEKGLSAVSILAIGYRDEEKDYLANAPKVRRPAESFFTIYENEPVA
- a CDS encoding eCIS core domain-containing protein, encoding MKYRIRENSFWAKIAARRLKSEKMAMVLGKTIHLHNTSVAELHSNRRWLRHELAHVRQFKKLGFFRFLLLYAMESYKKGYHKNCFEVEARAAESDDSLDNFVFHPTPKQAV